The nucleotide sequence GCTACATATCGCGGGGTTGGCATTTTTCAGCCGCGATGTGAGCCAGAAGTCGGATTCGGTAGGCCGCGCGTTTCCGGTCGTGGGAAACTATCTCGTGCGGCGATTCAATCATCCGTTCACGTCGCCGCCGGCGTGGGTCCCCACGGCGCGGAATCGCGAATTCAAGCGGGCTGTGCGGAACCTTAACGAGATCGTATTCGAGCTGGTTCAGCGGCGTCGGAATGAGGGACGGGATTACGGCGACCTGCTCTCGATGCTCATGTCGGCCACGGATGAAGAAACCGGCGCGACGATGACCGATCGCCAGCTTTCAAGCGAGGTGCTGGCGTTCCTTCTCGCCGGGCACGAAACCTCGGCCACGGCGCTGACTTGGACCTGGTATTTGCTCGCATCGCATCCGACGGTTCAACGGCGAGTCCGCGCGGAAATCCAAACGGTTCTCGGTGGCCGAATGCCGACGTGCGCCGACGTTCCGCAGCTCAACCTTACGCGGATGGTCATTGAAGAAGCGATGCGGCTCTATCCGCCGATTTGGGCCACCCCGCGTCAAGTCGTTACTGCCGACGAGATCGGCGGCTTCCGAATTCCCGCGCGTTCGATGGTGGTCCTCTGTCAGTTTGTCACCCAGCGGCATCCCGCGATTTGGGAAAGTCCAGAAACGTTCGATCCCGACCGATTCGCTCCGGAGAAAGTGAAGGAGCGGTCGAAATATGCCCACTTTCCATTCCTGGCCGGGCCGCATCAGTGCATCGGCAGCGAGTTTGCGATGCTCGAAATGCGCCTGGTCGTGGCGATGGTGCTGGAGCGGTTCGAAATCGAGCTTTTGCCGAACCAGCAGATCGAGCCGAAAGCCTCGATCGCGATTCAGCCGAGCGCTCCGGTGCGCCTCGCGTTGAAAGGCATGCAACGCGGGCTCGGCTGATCTGGCGAACAAGGAAAAACGGAGAAAAACTCGCCAATTGCTTGACACCGGAAGGTGTCGCGGCGTTATGATAGCGGGCATTCCGAGTCTGGATCGGTTTCAGGCTCAGCCCACACGGGGTTGTCGGTCAAAATGAGGTGACGCTCATGACTCTATCTCGCCTGTGTTTCGCCGGTGCCTTGGCAATCGCAATGAGCATCGGCACAAGTTCGTCAGCCGCTCCGATCTGGTATGGCGCCGGGGCGAATGCGATGAACCCGCAGCTTCCCGATTTCTATCAGCATCAGGACTGGGTCAACGGCCCCTCGAACAACGGCTGGGAGCGCACCGGCGGCTGGTGCCAATATACCGCCTACGCCGACGCCTTTTATGATCTCACGACCCAGGGCTATAAGGGTCTGTTCGTTACCGATCCCACGGCCGCCGCTCCGGGCTGGTACACGGCCATGTACGGCGCTAACGTGAATGCCGCGCCAACCTCCGACATTTCCCGGCTTGTTGCCGGCCTGAATAGCGTGGGCTTGAACGTCCAGGCCTATCTCAACCTCAC is from Pirellulales bacterium and encodes:
- a CDS encoding cytochrome P450, with amino-acid sequence MSTAPGTTNMIPLPFGHFGEFVREPLGFLLRARERYGDVFRMRIGPLLLHFLFHPDYVQHVLHDRPKNYLRGWQYHWLRRMMGENLVVSEGDYWLRQRRLAQPAFGRQRLALYAEVMVQATAEMLERWAKLSAGDTVDIGAEMSRLALHIAGLAFFSRDVSQKSDSVGRAFPVVGNYLVRRFNHPFTSPPAWVPTARNREFKRAVRNLNEIVFELVQRRRNEGRDYGDLLSMLMSATDEETGATMTDRQLSSEVLAFLLAGHETSATALTWTWYLLASHPTVQRRVRAEIQTVLGGRMPTCADVPQLNLTRMVIEEAMRLYPPIWATPRQVVTADEIGGFRIPARSMVVLCQFVTQRHPAIWESPETFDPDRFAPEKVKERSKYAHFPFLAGPHQCIGSEFAMLEMRLVVAMVLERFEIELLPNQQIEPKASIAIQPSAPVRLALKGMQRGLG